Proteins from a genomic interval of Bos mutus isolate GX-2022 chromosome 15, NWIPB_WYAK_1.1, whole genome shotgun sequence:
- the CCKBR gene encoding gastrin/cholecystokinin type B receptor has translation MELLKPNRSVLGSGPGPGASLCRSGGPLLNGSGTGNLSCEPPRIRGAGTRELELAIRVTLYAVIFLMSVGGNVLIIVVLGLSRRLRTVTNAFLLSLAVSDLLLAVACMPFTLLPNLMGTFIFGTVVCKAVSYFMGVSVSVSTLSLVAIALERYSAICRPLQARVWQTRSHAARVIVATWMLSGLLMVPYPVYTAVQPAGPRVLQCMHRWPSARVRQTWSVLLLLLLFFVPGVVMAVAYGLISRELYLGLRFDGDSDSESQSRVGSQGGLPGGTGQGPAQANGRCRSETRLAGEDGDGCYVQLPRSRPALEMSALTAPTPGPGSGTRPAQAKLLAKKRVVRMLLVIVVLFFLCWLPVYSANTWRAFDGPGAHRALSGAPISFIHLLSYASACVNPLVYCFMHRRFRQACLDTCTRCCPRPPRARPRPLPDEDPPTPSIASLSRLSYTTISTLGPG, from the exons ATGGAGCTGCTAAAGCCAAACCGGAGCGTGCTGGGATCCGGACCCGGGCCGGGGGCTTCCCTGTGCCGCTCGGGGGGCCCCCTCCTCAACGGCAGCGGCACCGGCAACCTCAGCTGTGAGCCCCCACGCATCCGCGGAGCCGGGACACGAG AATTGGAGCTGGCCATTAGGGTCACCCTGTATGCTGTGATCTTTCTGATGAGTGTTGGAGGAAACGTGCTCATCATCGTGGTCCTGGGGCTGAGCCGCCGTCTGAGGACTGTCACCAATGCCTTCCTGCTCTCACTGGCAGTCAGCGACCTTCTGCTGGCTGTGGCTTGCATGCCCTTCACCCTCCTACCCAATCTCATGGGCACGTTTATCTTCGGCACAGTCGTCTGCAAGGCGGTTTCCTACTTCATGG GGGTGTCTGTGAGCGTGTCCACGCTAAGCCTCGTGGCCATCGCCCTCGAGCGGTACAGCGCCATCTGCCGACCACTGCAGGCACGCGTGTGGCAGACGCGCTCCCACGCGGCTCGTGTGATCGTAGCCACGTGGATGCTGTCGGGACTGCTCATGGTGCCCTACCCAGTGTACACTGCCGTGCAGCCAGCGGGGCCTCGTGTCTTGCAATGCATGCACCGGTGGCCCAGTGCGCGGGTTCGCCAAACCTG GTCGGTACTGCtgctcctgctcttgtttttcgTGCCTGGGGTGGTTATGGCGGTGGCCTACGGGCTTATCTCCCGTGAGCTCTACTTAGGGCTTCGCTTTGACGGTGACAGTGACAGCGAGAGCCAGAGCCGGGTCGGAAGTCAGGGAGGGCTGCCCGGTGGCACAGGACAAG GTCCTGCCCAGGCGAACGGACGTTGCCGGTCTGAGACCCGGCTGGCGGGTGAGGACGGCGACGGCTGTTATGTACAGCTTCCGCGCTCCCGGCCTGCATTGGAGATGTCTGCGCTGACCGCGCCCACGCCTGGCCCAGGATCCGGCACCCGGCCTGCCCAGGCCAAGCTGCTGGCTAAGAAGCGCGTGGTGCGGATGTTACTGGTGATCGTTGTGCTTTTTTTCCTGTGTTGGTTGCCGGTGTATAGCGCCAACACGTGGCGCGCCTTCGACGGCCCAGGCGCACATCGTGCACTTTCGGGTGCGCCCATCTCCTTCATCCACTTGCTAAGCTACGCCTCTGCCTGTGTCAACCCCCTGGTCTACTGCTTCATGCACCGTCGCTTTCGCCAGGCCTGCCTTGACACCTGCACCCGCTGCTGTCCTCGGCCTCCAAGGGCTCGCCCCAGACCTCTGCCGGACGAggaccctcccaccccctccatcGCCTCACTGTCCAGGCTGAGCTATACCACCATCAGCACGCTGGGGCCTGGCTGA